A DNA window from Leptolyngbya subtilissima AS-A7 contains the following coding sequences:
- the mltA gene encoding murein transglycosylase A, whose translation MATVACLVGQSSGLFALAAERGEAQDLFVSDLPADAQPSAALPLTPLVRDGESRLWADLVLPADRQALIQAVNHSLTYLATPKAAADYQAYPVPGITRDRVWRSLQRLRQLVATSPSNQAFQTALRQEFVVYESVGVDGRGTVAYTGYFEPQYRASAVPTAEYRYPLYRRPPTLDTWPQPHPTRLELEGMDGLAGGQGALAGLELVWLANRLEAFLVQVQGSAKLQLTDGQVMSVGYAGRTEYPYTSIGRALVDDGKIDPNDLSLPNLLAYFEAHPEDLNHYLPQNERFIFFREGSDGPPSGSLSVPVTAGYSIATDKSLMPPGAIAAIQLSLPQQTPQGDWVSQPTTRLVLDQDTGGAIQGPGRVDLYVGSGSQAGELAGRINTSGRLYYLLLRP comes from the coding sequence GTGGCAACAGTAGCCTGTCTGGTTGGGCAAAGCAGCGGACTGTTCGCGCTGGCAGCTGAAAGGGGTGAAGCTCAGGATCTCTTCGTTTCAGATCTTCCCGCTGATGCTCAGCCCTCAGCAGCTCTGCCCCTGACGCCATTGGTGAGGGATGGGGAGAGCCGTCTATGGGCAGACCTTGTTCTGCCTGCTGACCGCCAAGCGTTGATACAGGCAGTTAACCATAGCCTTACCTACTTAGCTACACCGAAGGCGGCAGCAGATTATCAGGCTTATCCGGTACCGGGCATTACGCGCGATCGCGTGTGGCGCAGTCTGCAACGTCTGCGGCAGTTAGTCGCTACCAGTCCCAGTAATCAGGCTTTTCAGACCGCTCTAAGGCAGGAATTTGTTGTCTATGAATCGGTTGGAGTCGATGGCAGGGGCACCGTTGCCTACACGGGCTACTTTGAGCCGCAGTATCGAGCTAGCGCGGTTCCTACTGCTGAATACCGTTATCCCCTCTACCGTCGCCCTCCTACCCTAGATACTTGGCCTCAGCCTCACCCAACCCGCCTAGAGCTGGAGGGCATGGATGGCTTAGCAGGTGGGCAAGGTGCCCTCGCTGGTTTAGAACTGGTGTGGTTGGCCAATCGCTTAGAGGCGTTTCTAGTACAGGTGCAGGGTTCGGCCAAGCTGCAACTCACCGATGGTCAGGTGATGTCGGTGGGCTATGCGGGTCGTACTGAATATCCCTACACCAGCATTGGCCGTGCCCTGGTCGACGACGGCAAAATCGACCCAAATGATCTGTCACTGCCCAATCTGCTGGCCTACTTCGAAGCTCATCCCGAAGACCTGAACCACTATTTACCTCAAAATGAACGGTTCATATTCTTTCGTGAAGGCAGCGATGGGCCACCTTCGGGTAGCTTAAGTGTGCCGGTGACCGCTGGCTATTCGATCGCCACCGATAAATCACTGATGCCACCAGGGGCGATCGCGGCTATTCAGCTGTCGTTACCTCAACAAACACCTCAGGGCGACTGGGTTAGCCAACCCACTACCCGCTTAGTACTCGACCAAGATACAGGCGGCGCCATTCAAGGTCCTGGACGAGTCGATTTGTATGTAGGATCGGGCAGCCAAGCTGGGGAGCTAGCTGGACGTATCAACACATCAGGGCGCCTGTATTACCTGCTGCTACGTCCCTAA
- a CDS encoding cation:proton antiporter, whose amino-acid sequence MDTSFALTLQIVLTVLAGVTAQVIGEIARVPSIIFLLLFGIGLGPDGLGLLHPQDLGIGLEVIVALSVALILFEGGLSLELSELGQVSNSLRNLVTIGIFVTLIGGGMAAHWLGEFPWSLAFLYASLIVVTGPTVIGPLLRQVAVDRKVATLLEGEGVLIDPIGAILAVVVLDIILNGDADPTTVVSGLILRLSIGTLIGVVGGGLIGLLLKQASFLGEDLRNLVVLAGLWGLFGLAQSIRSEAGLMAAVVAGMMVRWLSVPDERLLRRFKGQLTVLAVSVLFILLAADLSIASVFALGRGAVLTVLVLMVLVRPANIWLCTQSSDLNWRQKLFLGWVAPRGIVSASVASLFAILLTERGISGGEAIKALVFLTIIMTVMMQGLTARFVASWLGITKAAAVGAVIVGCNPLSLLIARLIREYGDPVVMIDTNDAACDAAEKEGIELLISSALDRDVLERAGLDKAGTFLAMTKNGEVNAVVAQRALEEFQPARVVAVVPQEKSGGELPNKGQLKGAQTPRLSLKQWNTYLNDGEVRLGETWLRQENSELQQAHLATLVYNGAMVPLLVERDDALRVALGQDRWEVGDRLIYLWHDSKPKLLKQLAGGIQPSRLTLEILPVVEAVPSAPKDSPAETAIAATLISEGPVASDSR is encoded by the coding sequence ATGGATACTTCCTTTGCCCTCACCCTACAGATTGTACTCACGGTGCTGGCCGGAGTTACTGCGCAGGTCATCGGGGAGATAGCCAGGGTTCCCAGCATTATTTTTTTGCTGCTCTTTGGTATTGGCTTGGGTCCGGATGGCCTTGGGTTACTCCATCCCCAAGACTTAGGCATTGGGCTAGAGGTAATTGTGGCCCTCAGTGTGGCGCTCATTCTCTTTGAGGGAGGATTAAGCCTAGAGTTGAGTGAACTAGGTCAGGTGTCGAACAGTCTGCGCAACCTGGTTACTATTGGCATCTTTGTCACGCTGATTGGCGGCGGTATGGCAGCCCACTGGCTGGGGGAGTTTCCCTGGTCGCTGGCATTTCTTTACGCTTCGCTGATCGTGGTGACTGGCCCTACCGTAATTGGGCCTCTGCTGCGCCAGGTGGCGGTCGATCGCAAGGTGGCAACCCTGTTAGAGGGTGAAGGCGTGCTGATTGATCCCATTGGGGCCATCCTGGCGGTGGTGGTGCTCGATATTATTCTCAATGGAGATGCCGACCCCACTACGGTCGTCAGCGGCTTGATTTTGCGGTTGAGCATTGGCACGCTGATTGGTGTCGTCGGCGGTGGCCTGATTGGTCTTTTGTTGAAGCAGGCCAGTTTTTTAGGGGAAGATCTGCGCAACCTCGTTGTGCTGGCAGGACTGTGGGGGCTGTTCGGGCTAGCCCAGAGCATTCGTAGCGAGGCGGGGCTGATGGCTGCCGTAGTAGCGGGCATGATGGTGCGCTGGCTGTCGGTGCCCGACGAGCGGTTGCTGCGTCGGTTTAAGGGGCAGCTGACAGTGCTGGCGGTGTCGGTACTGTTTATTTTGCTGGCAGCAGACCTGTCAATTGCCAGTGTGTTTGCCCTAGGCCGAGGAGCGGTCTTAACGGTGCTGGTGCTGATGGTGCTGGTGCGCCCGGCGAACATTTGGCTGTGTACCCAGTCCAGCGATTTAAACTGGCGCCAAAAGCTATTTTTGGGCTGGGTTGCCCCTCGCGGCATTGTGTCGGCCTCGGTGGCCTCTCTATTTGCTATTTTGCTGACTGAGCGGGGGATTAGCGGAGGAGAGGCGATCAAGGCCCTGGTGTTTCTCACCATTATTATGACGGTGATGATGCAGGGGCTCACGGCGCGATTTGTGGCTAGTTGGCTGGGCATTACCAAGGCTGCTGCGGTGGGGGCCGTAATTGTTGGGTGCAACCCCCTCAGTTTGCTGATAGCTCGTTTAATTAGGGAATACGGCGACCCGGTAGTCATGATTGACACCAATGATGCCGCCTGCGATGCCGCCGAGAAGGAAGGCATCGAGCTTTTGATTAGCAGCGCCCTCGATCGCGACGTCTTGGAGCGGGCGGGTCTAGATAAAGCCGGCACCTTCTTAGCTATGACCAAAAATGGCGAAGTCAATGCTGTGGTAGCGCAGCGGGCGCTGGAGGAGTTTCAGCCTGCACGGGTGGTAGCGGTGGTGCCCCAGGAGAAGAGCGGGGGCGAGCTGCCCAATAAGGGACAGCTGAAGGGGGCACAGACGCCGCGCCTCTCCCTAAAGCAGTGGAATACCTACCTCAACGACGGGGAGGTGCGCCTGGGTGAGACCTGGCTGCGGCAGGAGAATAGCGAGCTGCAGCAGGCGCACCTGGCTACGCTGGTGTACAACGGTGCCATGGTGCCCCTGCTGGTGGAGCGCGACGATGCGCTTCGAGTTGCCCTAGGGCAAGACCGTTGGGAGGTTGGCGATCGCCTGATTTACCTCTGGCATGACTCCAAGCCCAAACTGCTCAAACAGCTTGCGGGTGGTATTCAGCCCAGTCGGCTCACCCTAGAAATATTGCCTGTGGTGGAGGCCGTGCCCTCAGCGCCAAAGGATTCTCCAGCAGAAACCGCCATAGCAGCAACATTGATTTCTGAAGGGCCAGTTGCGTCAGATTCTAGATAA
- a CDS encoding MBL fold metallo-hydrolase: protein MAELTEQFLVRFWGVRGSIACPGPSTVRYGGNTSCVEMLVGGHRLIFDGGTGLRELGLSLLAEMPVEANMFFTHSHWDHIQGFPFFVPAFVRGNRFNIYGAIAPNGSTIEQRLNDQMLHPNFPVPLQVMGADLKFCDIEVGETLHMGDITIENALLNHPGEAVGYRVTWQNQVAAYITDTEHYPDRLDDNAVWLARNADVMIYDATYTDDEYNDPKSSKVSWGHSTWQEAVKVAKAAGVKTLVIFHHDPAHDDDFMDQIAAKTKAAFPGAVVAKEGMVLDLTAARATLPSKAIGTKALGNYPSALEAMHLEPDPS from the coding sequence ATGGCTGAGCTTACTGAGCAGTTTTTAGTCCGGTTTTGGGGCGTACGTGGGAGCATTGCTTGCCCAGGGCCGTCTACGGTGCGCTACGGCGGTAACACCTCCTGTGTCGAGATGTTGGTCGGGGGACATCGCCTAATCTTTGACGGGGGTACCGGTCTGAGAGAGCTGGGCCTGTCATTGCTGGCTGAAATGCCCGTTGAGGCCAACATGTTCTTTACCCACTCCCACTGGGACCATATCCAAGGCTTTCCCTTCTTTGTCCCGGCCTTTGTGCGGGGCAACCGGTTTAATATCTACGGTGCGATCGCTCCCAACGGCTCCACTATTGAGCAGCGCCTCAACGACCAGATGCTGCACCCCAACTTTCCGGTGCCGCTCCAGGTGATGGGGGCCGATCTCAAATTTTGCGACATCGAAGTGGGTGAAACCCTGCATATGGGCGACATCACCATCGAAAACGCCCTGCTCAATCACCCCGGCGAAGCGGTGGGCTACCGAGTGACCTGGCAGAATCAGGTGGCAGCCTACATCACCGATACCGAGCACTATCCAGATCGTCTGGATGACAACGCTGTGTGGCTGGCTCGCAATGCCGACGTCATGATCTACGACGCTACCTATACCGACGACGAGTACAACGATCCCAAATCGAGCAAAGTAAGTTGGGGTCACTCCACTTGGCAGGAGGCCGTGAAGGTCGCCAAGGCGGCTGGGGTCAAGACCTTAGTCATCTTCCACCACGACCCCGCCCACGACGACGACTTTATGGATCAAATAGCCGCTAAAACCAAGGCCGCCTTCCCTGGCGCTGTGGTGGCCAAAGAAGGCATGGTGCTTGATCTGACTGCCGCCCGCGCTACTCTGCCGTCGAAAGCCATTGGCACGAAGGCCCTAGGGAATTACCCCTCAGCCCTGGAAGCGATGCACCTCGAACCTGATCCGAGCTGA
- a CDS encoding O-antigen ligase family protein, with translation MQAQKLTLNGNTVVSGKQIDFAETCFAVFYLLFFAGAFGFGADLAAAPVIPTPIITLIRYAAYAAVVLLLSLRPIETLKTALSNKWALGIIFITSISFLWSYNPSVTIDSIWKEFIPMFLLSLYIASRFTLEQQFKIILWVLVIVFLESVALAVAMPGVGRHIEGPFVGSWKGVFAQKNQFGAHSAMTLIALFMLANYAKEKQRWALILLGGCFAALLVSSSVTALTLSFVGLTLTVFYRRFAWLGKRSVLLGALFVLVSVSFFYVLFSNWVDILDYFDRDPTLSTRTLIWHLVINAKIPGSPYLGYGRGVFWDSVGLTTGFESFAYHVPPHAHNGFLDLILDVGFIGFSFFCVTWFMTYVRAARLAYDRKEAAYLWPLLFLSMLVLFNTFESYLARLTTLYWIIFIILAFSLTPKVFASKD, from the coding sequence ATGCAAGCTCAAAAACTTACCCTTAACGGTAACACCGTAGTATCTGGAAAGCAAATTGATTTTGCGGAGACATGCTTTGCAGTCTTCTATCTTCTATTTTTTGCAGGAGCTTTTGGCTTTGGAGCAGATCTCGCCGCAGCTCCGGTTATTCCAACACCAATTATTACCTTGATTCGGTATGCTGCCTACGCAGCTGTTGTGTTGTTATTGTCACTGCGTCCTATTGAAACACTGAAGACGGCTCTTAGTAACAAATGGGCATTGGGGATAATTTTCATTACTTCCATTTCCTTTTTGTGGTCCTACAATCCTTCAGTCACGATAGATTCCATCTGGAAAGAATTTATCCCAATGTTTTTGTTGAGTCTTTATATTGCCTCTAGGTTTACGCTAGAGCAGCAATTTAAGATAATTCTATGGGTTTTGGTTATAGTTTTTCTAGAAAGCGTAGCTCTAGCGGTTGCTATGCCGGGGGTAGGGCGTCATATTGAGGGCCCTTTTGTTGGTAGTTGGAAAGGGGTATTTGCTCAGAAAAATCAGTTTGGTGCGCACTCAGCAATGACTTTAATAGCTCTTTTTATGTTAGCTAATTATGCCAAAGAGAAGCAGAGATGGGCGCTAATACTTCTTGGGGGATGTTTTGCGGCGTTACTTGTTAGTAGTTCCGTTACAGCATTAACTCTTTCTTTTGTAGGACTAACGCTAACAGTTTTCTATCGTCGCTTTGCTTGGCTAGGCAAACGCTCAGTTCTACTAGGTGCTTTGTTTGTGCTAGTTTCAGTTAGCTTCTTTTATGTTCTATTCTCCAATTGGGTAGATATTCTTGATTACTTTGATAGAGATCCTACATTATCTACGCGAACACTTATCTGGCATCTTGTTATCAATGCGAAAATTCCAGGCAGCCCATACCTTGGATATGGAAGAGGTGTATTTTGGGATTCGGTAGGTTTGACGACTGGCTTTGAGTCTTTCGCATATCATGTTCCACCTCATGCGCATAATGGCTTTTTAGATCTTATTCTGGATGTTGGTTTTATCGGCTTTTCGTTCTTCTGCGTCACATGGTTTATGACTTATGTCAGGGCAGCAAGGCTTGCCTATGACCGGAAAGAAGCAGCTTATCTGTGGCCTCTTTTATTTTTATCAATGCTTGTTTTGTTCAACACCTTCGAAAGTTATCTGGCTCGTCTAACCACCTTGTATTGGATCATTTTTATTATCCTAGCTTTCTCTTTAACCCCAAAAGTTTTCGCCTCAAAGGATTAG
- a CDS encoding ATP-binding cassette domain-containing protein, giving the protein MSYFQKFLYVFSGHQRQLIWLVGIFLLTSLLEAFGIGLIGPFLNLAGDAEKVVQQSDTFNWIYQTFGFNSLEKFVLWFGIFIIVIFLLKGAIYFLSKRYSYKVLFDQRAAVQERLFNTYLLAPYDFHLTRNTADYINKITNETHRFCFMVSLPMVESVSHAIVIATLLVLMAKTNSLLLTVSLAALFPAFVVFSFLVKRLKQWGKLSTIAREETIKAVNHGLGGIKETRVFGCENYFRKELEEHVHEEARVEILFQSAQFVPRTMIETLLITAIVGFVCVSQLLIGQDFQAAIASMGVFAVASLRLIPAASNLAECVGKLRNSAHSLDMMYLDLKEIENNESSKYENPSLLASSSYTPDQKHASNFSESLKISDIFYQYPSSPKPSLVGVSMEIKRGESIGLIGQSGAGKTTLVDVMLSLLIPQSGDIFLDGKSIYGDLPNWRKLVGYIPQSIFLTDDTIEKNIAFGVPKAEIDNERLWYAIKAAQLEELVQDLPNGIDTAVGERGVRLSGGQRQRIGIARALYHQREILVLDEATSALDNETERLISESIRALAGSKTLIIIAHRLSTIEHCDRIYVLDKGTVARSGTYADVVLAPQK; this is encoded by the coding sequence GTGAGTTATTTTCAAAAATTTCTTTATGTTTTTTCTGGACATCAACGCCAATTAATTTGGTTAGTTGGCATTTTTCTGCTTACATCTCTTTTAGAAGCCTTTGGAATAGGCTTAATTGGTCCATTTCTAAACTTGGCAGGTGATGCAGAAAAGGTTGTTCAGCAAAGCGATACATTTAATTGGATCTATCAAACCTTCGGATTCAACAGCCTAGAGAAGTTTGTTCTTTGGTTTGGTATCTTTATTATTGTTATCTTTCTGCTAAAAGGAGCTATTTACTTCTTGAGCAAGCGTTATTCATATAAAGTTCTCTTCGATCAGAGAGCCGCTGTTCAAGAACGTCTCTTTAATACCTATCTGCTTGCTCCTTACGATTTTCACTTAACAAGAAATACTGCGGATTATATTAATAAAATAACTAATGAAACGCATCGATTCTGCTTTATGGTCTCTTTGCCTATGGTAGAATCGGTCTCTCATGCCATTGTAATTGCCACACTTTTAGTGTTAATGGCAAAGACTAACAGTTTATTATTAACTGTTTCACTAGCTGCGCTTTTCCCCGCTTTTGTGGTCTTCTCTTTTTTGGTAAAGCGATTAAAGCAGTGGGGTAAATTGTCAACTATTGCTCGAGAAGAAACCATCAAGGCTGTCAATCATGGATTAGGAGGCATCAAAGAAACTCGGGTCTTTGGTTGCGAAAATTACTTTCGTAAGGAATTAGAGGAGCATGTACACGAGGAAGCTCGAGTAGAAATTCTCTTTCAGAGTGCTCAATTTGTGCCGCGGACAATGATTGAGACTCTCTTAATAACAGCTATTGTTGGCTTTGTCTGTGTTTCTCAGTTACTTATAGGCCAGGACTTTCAAGCAGCAATTGCTAGCATGGGTGTATTTGCTGTTGCTTCTTTGAGGTTAATTCCGGCTGCTAGTAACTTGGCAGAGTGCGTTGGCAAGCTGCGGAACTCAGCCCATAGTCTGGACATGATGTACTTAGATCTGAAAGAGATTGAAAACAACGAGTCCAGCAAATATGAAAACCCCTCATTGCTAGCAAGCTCTTCCTATACTCCCGACCAAAAACATGCTTCTAATTTTTCTGAAAGCCTGAAGATTTCCGACATCTTTTATCAATATCCCAGTTCTCCAAAGCCTTCTCTAGTGGGCGTTTCAATGGAGATCAAGCGAGGAGAGTCTATTGGACTGATAGGTCAATCTGGGGCAGGGAAAACAACTCTAGTAGATGTGATGTTGAGTTTGCTGATTCCTCAGAGTGGCGATATTTTTCTCGATGGGAAATCAATTTATGGTGATTTGCCGAACTGGAGAAAGCTGGTTGGCTATATACCTCAGTCCATCTTTTTGACCGACGACACTATTGAGAAAAATATTGCTTTTGGAGTTCCGAAAGCTGAGATTGACAATGAACGTTTGTGGTATGCAATCAAAGCAGCGCAGCTTGAGGAACTGGTTCAAGACTTGCCCAACGGCATTGATACTGCAGTAGGTGAGCGTGGAGTACGTCTCTCGGGCGGACAACGCCAGCGCATTGGCATTGCCCGCGCACTTTATCACCAAAGAGAGATCCTCGTCTTGGACGAAGCAACCTCTGCTTTAGATAATGAAACGGAACGATTGATTAGCGAATCAATCAGGGCTTTAGCTGGTTCTAAAACTCTAATTATCATTGCCCACCGGTTGTCAACGATTGAGCACTGCGATCGCATTTACGTTCTCGACAAAGGCACAGTAGCTCGGTCTGGAACCTATGCTGATGTCGTTCTCGCACCTCAAAAATAG
- a CDS encoding bifunctional riboflavin kinase/FAD synthetase encodes MWITSSLTTAITPTAIALGNFDGVHLGHQAVIRSVVPLGAQGQGEPHVNPQLTQVPLRGLSQRQRAQSSFPTPTSQPAATPIPTVMTFFPHPQEFFSGQARSLLTPLPEKAAQISRLGIGQLVLLPFDQSLANLSPEDFVGTLLVKHLRVQHISVGKDFCFGKKRQGTVDDLKALAARYGVQVHIAPVVDLGADRISSSRIRQALEKTDLDTVKALLGRPYSLVGRVVKGQQLGRTIGFPTANLHLPAEKFLPQTGVYSVWVHGATQTPYPLVPAVMNLGTRPTVKGAALTVEIHLLNWEGNLYDKTLEVYLHSFLRPEQKFGSLDDLKTQIQHDCQQALGELARQPLGSSGAIGAS; translated from the coding sequence GTGTGGATCACGTCTTCGCTTACAACAGCTATTACTCCAACGGCGATCGCCCTGGGGAACTTTGATGGTGTCCATTTGGGGCATCAGGCCGTCATTCGCTCAGTGGTGCCCTTAGGGGCCCAGGGACAGGGCGAGCCTCATGTCAACCCGCAGCTGACTCAAGTGCCGCTGCGAGGGTTGAGTCAGCGCCAGAGGGCTCAGAGTAGCTTTCCAACCCCAACCTCTCAGCCGGCAGCTACCCCTATTCCTACCGTGATGACGTTTTTCCCGCATCCGCAGGAGTTCTTTTCGGGGCAGGCTCGTTCGTTGCTGACGCCTTTACCTGAAAAAGCTGCTCAGATCAGCCGATTGGGCATTGGTCAACTGGTGCTCTTGCCCTTTGATCAATCCTTAGCTAACCTGTCGCCCGAAGACTTTGTGGGAACGCTGCTAGTTAAGCATTTGCGGGTGCAGCACATCAGCGTGGGCAAAGACTTTTGCTTCGGTAAGAAACGTCAGGGCACTGTAGACGACCTGAAGGCTTTAGCTGCCCGCTATGGGGTTCAGGTGCACATTGCTCCCGTTGTCGATTTGGGTGCCGATCGCATTAGCAGCTCTCGCATTCGCCAGGCTTTAGAAAAAACCGATCTTGATACGGTCAAGGCGCTGCTGGGGCGGCCCTACAGTTTGGTTGGTCGGGTGGTAAAGGGGCAGCAGCTGGGGCGGACTATTGGGTTTCCTACCGCAAATCTGCACCTGCCCGCCGAGAAGTTTTTGCCTCAAACGGGGGTCTACAGCGTGTGGGTGCATGGAGCAACTCAGACCCCTTATCCCCTCGTACCGGCGGTGATGAACCTGGGCACCCGCCCTACGGTAAAAGGCGCTGCACTCACCGTTGAAATACACCTGCTCAATTGGGAGGGCAACCTCTACGACAAAACCTTGGAGGTATATCTACATAGTTTTCTGCGGCCCGAGCAAAAATTTGGCAGCCTTGATGATCTCAAGACCCAAATCCAGCATGACTGCCAACAGGCGCTAGGCGAACTGGCGCGACAGCCGCTAGGCAGTTCGGGGGCGATCGGGGCATCATAG
- a CDS encoding precorrin-2 C(20)-methyltransferase, producing the protein MASNPPHVSALGTLTGIGVGPGDPDLITLKALKCLQSANVVAFPQGRSGRPGLAQTIIAPHLDQQQLLPLDFPYIFDPDQLTSAWQQAGDRVWQCLSQGQNVVFACEGDLSFYGTFNYLALSLERRYPAAQITRIPGICSPMAAVSALGLPLTVQSDKLVVLPALYTVNELDAILAWADVVVLLKVGSVYNQIWQLLHQRRLLEHSWVIVNATQPTQIVYRPLTTHPSLELPYFSLMVIRSGANPLP; encoded by the coding sequence ATGGCTTCCAACCCACCTCACGTTTCAGCACTGGGTACGCTCACTGGCATAGGCGTTGGCCCTGGAGACCCCGACTTAATTACGCTCAAGGCGCTCAAGTGTCTTCAGTCAGCTAATGTTGTAGCCTTCCCCCAGGGGCGCAGCGGTCGACCCGGTTTGGCCCAAACAATCATTGCGCCGCACCTGGATCAGCAACAGCTACTGCCGCTCGATTTTCCCTATATTTTCGACCCAGACCAGCTCACCAGCGCTTGGCAGCAGGCAGGCGATCGCGTTTGGCAGTGTCTCAGCCAAGGCCAAAACGTGGTGTTTGCCTGTGAAGGTGATCTCAGCTTTTACGGCACTTTCAACTACCTGGCCTTGAGCCTTGAGCGCCGGTACCCAGCAGCACAAATCACTCGCATCCCTGGCATTTGCTCACCGATGGCAGCGGTCAGCGCCCTCGGGTTGCCGCTCACGGTGCAGTCAGACAAGCTGGTGGTACTGCCTGCTCTTTATACCGTGAATGAGCTGGACGCTATTTTGGCCTGGGCTGATGTCGTAGTGCTGCTCAAAGTGGGGTCAGTGTACAACCAGATTTGGCAATTGCTACACCAGCGACGTCTCTTGGAGCACAGCTGGGTCATAGTGAACGCCACTCAACCCACCCAGATCGTCTATCGCCCCCTGACGACCCATCCCAGTCTAGAGCTGCCGTACTTTTCGCTGATGGTCATAAGGTCGGGGGCAAATCCGCTACCCTAG
- the surE gene encoding 5'/3'-nucleotidase SurE: MNILISNDDGIFALGMRTLASTLAAAGHRVTVVCPDRERSATGHGLTMHKPIRAEMIESVFKDDIEAWSCSGTPADCVKLALGALMATPPEVVVSGINHGANLGTDVVYSGTVSAAMEGVMEGIPAIAVSLTSFTQGSFVPAADFIRDLLSDRDRFPLERPMLLNVNVPAVTAAEIKGAKITRQGIRRYFDQFEKRLDPRGKTYYWLAGEAVEDIEDPLPNQGWPPELTQAMTGIPTDVQAIRDRYISVTPLQYNLTAVGDLLDLAQGERPLLPEQVE, encoded by the coding sequence ATGAACATTCTCATCAGCAACGACGACGGTATTTTTGCCCTAGGGATGCGCACCTTAGCCTCTACCCTAGCGGCGGCGGGTCACCGGGTTACCGTGGTGTGCCCCGATCGCGAGCGTTCCGCTACCGGCCATGGGCTCACGATGCACAAGCCAATTCGCGCCGAGATGATCGAGTCGGTATTCAAGGATGACATTGAAGCTTGGAGTTGCTCTGGCACCCCCGCTGACTGCGTCAAGCTGGCCTTGGGGGCACTGATGGCAACGCCTCCAGAGGTCGTGGTCTCGGGCATTAACCACGGCGCTAACCTGGGCACCGACGTGGTCTATTCCGGCACAGTGTCGGCGGCGATGGAAGGAGTAATGGAAGGCATTCCGGCGATCGCAGTCAGTCTGACCAGCTTTACCCAGGGCAGCTTCGTCCCCGCTGCCGACTTTATTCGCGATCTGCTGAGCGATCGCGATCGTTTCCCCCTAGAGCGCCCCATGCTGCTCAACGTCAACGTGCCGGCGGTGACGGCAGCGGAGATCAAAGGGGCCAAGATTACTCGCCAGGGCATTCGCCGCTATTTCGACCAGTTTGAAAAACGCCTCGATCCTCGGGGCAAAACCTACTACTGGCTAGCGGGGGAAGCCGTCGAAGACATCGAGGATCCCTTACCTAACCAAGGCTGGCCTCCCGAATTGACTCAGGCCATGACGGGTATTCCGACCGATGTGCAAGCGATTCGCGATCGCTATATCTCGGTTACGCCGCTGCAATATAACCTGACTGCCGTAGGCGATCTGTTAGATTTAGCCCAGGGTGAGCGGCCTCTGCTGCCAGAGCAAGTAGAGTAA
- a CDS encoding AAA family ATPase, translated as MDKPQLPAGFGIAGVTSMRERIETLVQNLDKTIVGKSNSIRLVLVALFSGGHALLEDVPGVGKTLLAKSLARCIDGRFQRIQCTPDLLPTDVTGTNIWNPNSGEFQFLPGPVFANILLADEINRATPRTQSALLEVMEEHQVTLDGLSRPVPAPFFVIATQNPVEYQGTFPLPEAQMDRFALSFSLGYPTEGEELSMLQRLGGGVSPHDIQPCITLDEVMALRAECARVTVEESLQHYILDLVRATRTHSDITLGVSPRGSVAFYKAIQALAYLEGRSYAIPDDAKQLAPHVLAHRLIPAGHHRPQRLVADLLETTPIP; from the coding sequence ATGGATAAACCGCAGTTGCCAGCCGGATTTGGTATAGCAGGGGTCACCAGCATGCGCGAGCGGATTGAAACGCTAGTCCAAAATTTAGACAAAACCATCGTTGGCAAATCAAACTCCATTCGGCTAGTGCTAGTGGCGCTGTTCTCAGGGGGGCATGCTCTGCTGGAGGATGTGCCGGGGGTTGGCAAGACTCTGCTGGCTAAATCGCTGGCTCGTTGTATTGATGGTCGATTTCAGCGCATTCAGTGCACTCCCGACCTTTTGCCCACTGACGTGACCGGCACCAACATCTGGAATCCCAACAGCGGCGAGTTTCAGTTCCTGCCGGGGCCAGTGTTTGCCAACATTCTGCTAGCTGACGAAATCAACCGAGCCACCCCGCGCACCCAGTCGGCGCTACTAGAGGTGATGGAAGAGCACCAGGTGACCCTAGACGGCTTGTCCCGTCCAGTGCCCGCCCCGTTTTTTGTGATTGCAACCCAAAATCCGGTGGAATACCAGGGTACATTCCCGCTTCCCGAAGCCCAGATGGACCGGTTTGCGCTTTCCTTTAGCCTCGGCTACCCTACCGAGGGTGAAGAACTGAGCATGCTCCAGCGCCTTGGGGGTGGGGTCTCTCCCCACGACATCCAACCTTGCATCACCCTAGATGAGGTTATGGCTCTGCGGGCAGAATGTGCCCGGGTCACGGTTGAGGAGTCGTTGCAGCACTACATCCTCGACCTCGTACGGGCCACCCGCACCCACAGCGATATCACCCTCGGTGTCAGCCCACGGGGCTCGGTGGCGTTTTACAAAGCGATTCAGGCTCTGGCTTACCTAGAAGGGCGCAGCTATGCTATCCCTGACGATGCTAAGCAACTGGCCCCCCATGTGTTAGCCCATCGTCTGATCCCGGCCGGCCACCATCGGCCTCAGCGGCTGGTGGCTGACCTACTCGAAACTACTCCAATTCCTTAA